A genomic segment from Thamnophis elegans isolate rThaEle1 chromosome 3, rThaEle1.pri, whole genome shotgun sequence encodes:
- the PAIP2 gene encoding polyadenylate-binding protein-interacting protein 2, which yields MKDPSRRSTSPSIISEDMIMNGHSHEDDNPFAEYMWMENEEEFNRQIEEELWEEEFIERCFQEMLEEEEHEWFIPARDLPQTMDQIQDQFNDLVISDSSSLEDLVVKSNLNPNAKEFVPGVKY from the exons ATGAAAGATCCAAGTCGTAGGAGTACTAGTCCAAGCATTATCAGTGAAGATATGATCATGAATGGTCACTCTCATGAAGATGACAATCCATTTGCAGAATATATGTGGATGGAAAATGAAGAGGAATTCAACAGGCAG ATTGAAGAGGAATTGTGGGAAGAAGAATTTATAGAACGTTGCTTCCAAGAAATGCTGGAAGAGGAAGAACACGAATGGTTTATTCCAGCAAGAGATCTTCCGCAAACGATGGATCAAATTCAAGACCAGTTTAATGATCTTGTTATCAGTGACAGTTCGTCACTGGAAGATCTGGTG GTCAAGAGTAATCTGAATCCCAATGCAAAGGAGTTTGTTCCTGGGGTGAAGTACTAA
- the SLC23A1 gene encoding LOW QUALITY PROTEIN: solute carrier family 23 member 1 (The sequence of the model RefSeq protein was modified relative to this genomic sequence to represent the inferred CDS: inserted 2 bases in 2 codons), whose translation MESNSEEPPHCKQKAANGNCVAPPLSKEQKXFDMLYTIEDAXPWYLCILLDFQHYLTCFSGTIAVPFLLAESLCVGKDQYTISQLIGTIFSCVGITTLIQSTVGIRLPLFQASALAFLVPAKSILALEKWKCPPEDQIYGNWTLPLSTSHIWQPRMREIQGAIIISSLVEVAIGLLGIPGVLLSYIGPLTVTPTVSLIGLSVFQAAGDRAGTHWGIAALSIFLIILFAQYLRNVSFILPGYKYGKGCILIRVQIFKMFPIILAILVVWLLCYILTVTDVFPRDANAYGFKARTDARGEILSIAPWFRFPYPCQWGMPTVTAAAVLGMFSATLSGIIESIGDYYACARLAGAPPPPVHAINRGIFTEGICCIIAGLLGTGNGSTSSSPNIGVLGITKVGSRKVVQYGAGIMLILGTIGKFTALFASLPDPILGGMFCTLFGMITAVGLSNLQFVDMNSSRNLFILGFAMFFGLTVPNYLDTRPNAINTGIAEVDQILRVLLTTEMFVGGSIAFILDNTVPGTQEERGLVQWKAGAYANSDESAKLKSYDFPFGMGLIKRTHWLKYVPVCPVFKGFKSRTKKDPAISEQVIDTVDESGMCTKV comes from the exons TCCAGCACTACTTGACGTGTTTCAGTGGCACCATCGCCGTTCCCTTCCTTCTGGCAGAGTCTCTCTGTGTAGGGAAGGACCAGTATACCATCAGTCAACTTATTGGCACCATCTTCAGCTGTGTGGGCATCACCACCCTCATCCAAAGCACTGTGGGCATTAG GCTTCCTCTGTTTCAAGCCAGTGCCCTGGCATTCCTGGTTCCTGCCAAATCCATCTTGGCCCTGGAAAAATGGAAATGTCCTCCAGAAG ACCAAATCTATGGCAATTGGACATTACCACTGAGCACTTCTCACATATGGCAACCAAGAATGAGAGAA ATCCAAGGAGCCATCATCATTTCCAGCCTGGTGGAAGTGGCGATTGGATTGCTGGGCATTCCTGGAGTCTTGCTCAGCTACATTGGGCCCCTGACAGTCACACCCACTGTCTCCTTAATAGGTCTCTCAGTCTTCCAAGCAGCAGGAGATAGAGCTGGAACACACTGGGGCATTGCTGCATT gtctatttttttaattattctgtttGCTCAGTACCTACGAAAcgtttctttcattcttcctggGTATAAATATGGGAAAGGCTGCATATTGATCCGGGTACAGATCTTCAAGATGTTTCCA ATCATACTAGCCATTTTGGTGGTCTGGCTGCTTTGTTACATTCTGACAGTGACGGATGTGTTTCCTCGGGATGCCAATGCCTACGGATTCAAGGCCAGAACAGATGCTAGAGGAGAAATCTTGTCCATAGCACCTTGGTTCCGCTTTCCCTACCCCT GTCAGTGGGGGATGCCCACAGTGACTGCGGCTGCTGTGCTGGGAATGTTCAGTGCTACATTATCTGGCATCATTGAGTCCATCGGAGATTATTATGCTTGCGCCCGACTTGCAGGCGCTCCCCCGCCACCAGTCCATGCAATCAATAG AGGCATTTTTACAGAGGGAATCTGCTGTATTATTGCTGGGTTACTGGGCACTGGCAACGGTTCTACTTCCTCCAGCCCAAATATTGGAGTCTTGGGCATCACTAAG GTGGGCAGCAGGAAAGTGGTACAGTATGGTGCAGGAATCATGCTTATTTTAGGAACCATCGGCAAATTTACTGCTCTGTTTGCCTCCCTCCCTGATCCCATCCTTGGAGGGATGTTCTGCACTTTGTTTG gTATGATCACTGCAGTGGGTCTCTCCAATCTGCAGTTTGTGGACATGAATTCCTCCCGCAATCTTTTTATCCTcggttttgcaatgttttttgggCTTACCGTTCCAAACTATTTAGATACACGTCCAAATGCTATCAATACAG GCATTGCTGAAGTGGACCAGATATTAAGAGTGCTTTTAACCACAGAAATGTTCGTTGGTGGCAGCATTGCATTTATATTGGACAACACTGTTCCAG GGACTCAAGAGGAACGTGGCTTAGTACAGTGGAAGGCTGGAGCATATGCCAACAGTGACGAATCTGCAAAACTGAAGAGTTACGATTTTCCATTTGGGATGGGTCTGATTAAAAGGACTCACTGGTTAAAGTATGTACCAGTCTGCCCTGTTTTCAAAGGTTTTAAGTCAAGAACAAAGAAAGATCCTGCTATATCAGAACAAGTAATCGATACAGTGGATGAATCAGGGATGTGTACCAAGGTTTGA